AGAAGTAATGCACCGCAGTGCCCAGGACATCCTCGCTGCTTCCTAAGCAGGCCTTCCGGGTATTGGAACCCTCCCTCCTCCACGCTCAGTGTCTGCTGCTACGCGTCACAACGCATCGGCAATCTGGTTCAGCAAGTTGTTGATGTTGCCGCCTAGCAGCGTCAGGGCCGCGATGCACACGATCGCCACCAGGAAGATGATCAGCCCATATTCCGGAAGGGTTTGACCTTCTTCCCGCCTGACCAGTGCCCAAATCTGCTTGAGAGCCATCACGTACCTCACCTCCCTTCGTCCACAGGTTTAGGGTTCACGGTTTCTTGCAATTGACAGTCTTTTCCGTCATCCCGGTGAGAACCTTCGTGCCACAAGGCTCTTGGACGCCTAAACGGCATTCCCGGCATTGTTGAAAAGGCCAGCCACATTCACCCCCAGCGCCGAGAGCAGGGCAATGCAGGCGACGACAACAAAAAAGACGGTGATAGCGTACTCGAAAAGGGTCTGACCTTCCTGGCGGTCGACCAGCAGTCGCGTCCAGTGACGTGCCTTCTCTACCACACCTCCTCCCTCCGCGCCTCTCACGCTTGACCTCACCTCTTGCGCCTCTCCGGCGCACCACCACCCGACCTCTAAAGGCACGGCGGCCCGTTTAGCACGGCCGGGACAGCTCACAAATGGGGGATTGTCGACGGGGTTTTGCAGTCTCCCCTGTGTCGGGGACTCTCGTTCACGACACAGGGGAATGGTCCACATTCTGTGACAATGCTCTGGGTTTACCTCCTGCTCCGATTACTTACCGAACGCATCTCTGTTTCGCCTCTGTGGCGACCGCGTTCCGGCCTTTCCTCTTACAACATGCATGCCATTCCTTGGAAGAAAAGTGTCCAGGCCTTCAAATGCCAAAATATTAGACAGTTATTAGGTTGCTTCAGACCTGTCTCGAGTGGGATTTTCCGCCGTTTGGCCAGGGAAAGTGAGGCACGAAGGAAACAGAGGAAGGAGTAATCGCCTTAACACATTGAAACTACGGGCCTTGCTCGTGTGGCATGCGGTCTACAGTGCGCGGGCCCGCTGTCCCAGCTCGGCAACAGG
This DNA window, taken from Calditrichota bacterium, encodes the following:
- a CDS encoding Flp family type IVb pilin gives rise to the protein MALKQIWALVRREEGQTLPEYGLIIFLVAIVCIAALTLLGGNINNLLNQIADAL
- a CDS encoding Flp family type IVb pilin, with the translated sequence MVEKARHWTRLLVDRQEGQTLFEYAITVFFVVVACIALLSALGVNVAGLFNNAGNAV